In a single window of the Deinococcus aerolatus genome:
- the glcF gene encoding glycolate oxidase subunit GlcF: MNNDIPVQALGPQGEVMAHAVDACVHCGFCLPACPTYALLGDEMDSPRGRIVLMKEVLEGGLDLLDAAPHLDRCLGCQACVTACPSGVPYGELITSFRGWSEPQRRRSPLDRAKRYAILKALPAPRLFSVAARVGQYAKPLAPALPAALRGPLDLLPEHVPAMQPSPPLTPARGQRRGRVAFLTGCAQQALAPNFNAATLRVLARNGIEVVVPEGQGCCGAAALHTGARDEALRLVRANLDAFNPDDYDAILSNAAGCGAGLKEYPVILHGLHDEARAKAFAAKVQDISEYLAGLAREGGLEPFMPASRPLKVAYHDACHLAHAQGVRAAPRELLRMIPGVSIVEIPEGDLCCGSAGTYNLEQPELAGQLGARKAGHILSTTPDLIASGNIGCHTQIQSHVRRQGSPVPVMHTVEVLDRAYRGEL; this comes from the coding sequence GTGAACAACGACATTCCTGTGCAGGCCCTGGGGCCGCAGGGCGAGGTGATGGCGCATGCCGTCGACGCCTGCGTGCACTGCGGCTTCTGCCTGCCCGCCTGCCCCACCTACGCGCTGCTGGGCGACGAGATGGACAGCCCGCGTGGCCGCATCGTGCTGATGAAGGAGGTGCTGGAAGGCGGCCTGGATCTGCTGGACGCCGCGCCGCACCTGGACCGTTGCCTGGGCTGTCAGGCCTGCGTGACCGCCTGTCCCAGCGGCGTGCCCTACGGCGAGCTGATCACCAGTTTTCGTGGCTGGAGCGAGCCGCAGCGGCGGCGCAGCCCACTGGACCGGGCCAAGCGTTACGCCATTCTCAAGGCCTTGCCCGCGCCTAGGCTGTTCAGCGTGGCCGCCCGCGTCGGGCAGTACGCCAAGCCGCTGGCCCCGGCGCTGCCCGCCGCGCTGCGTGGCCCCCTCGACCTGCTGCCCGAACACGTCCCCGCGATGCAGCCCAGCCCGCCGCTCACGCCCGCACGGGGGCAGCGCCGGGGCCGGGTGGCGTTCCTGACCGGATGCGCTCAGCAGGCCCTTGCGCCCAACTTCAACGCCGCCACACTGCGCGTGCTGGCCCGCAACGGCATCGAGGTGGTGGTGCCGGAAGGCCAGGGCTGCTGCGGGGCTGCCGCGCTGCACACCGGGGCGCGGGACGAGGCGCTGCGGCTGGTGCGCGCCAATCTGGACGCCTTCAATCCCGACGACTACGACGCCATCCTGTCCAATGCGGCGGGCTGCGGCGCGGGCCTCAAGGAATACCCGGTGATCCTGCACGGCCTGCACGATGAGGCACGGGCGAAGGCCTTCGCGGCCAAAGTGCAGGACATCAGCGAGTATCTGGCGGGACTGGCGCGGGAGGGTGGGCTGGAACCGTTCATGCCCGCCTCGCGTCCCCTCAAGGTTGCCTACCACGACGCCTGCCATCTGGCCCACGCGCAGGGGGTCCGCGCCGCGCCGCGCGAACTGCTGCGAATGATTCCCGGCGTGAGCATCGTGGAAATTCCGGAGGGTGACCTGTGCTGCGGCTCGGCCGGCACCTACAACCTGGAACAGCCCGAACTGGCCGGGCAACTGGGCGCACGCAAGGCTGGGCATATCCTGTCCACCACGCCGGACCTGATCGCCAGCGGCAACATCGGTTGCCACACCCAGATTCAGAGCCATGTGCGCCGTCAGGGCAGCCCGGTGCCGGTGATGCACACGGTGGAAGTGCTGGACCGGGCGTACCGGGGCGAGTTGTGA
- a CDS encoding LLM class flavin-dependent oxidoreductase, whose protein sequence is MTSSPLPLSVLDLVPIPSGSDATAALRESLRLAQHAEDLGYQRYWVAEHHNMGAVASSVPLAVLAAASQVTRRIRLGSGGVMLPNHAPLAVAEGYRLLSALAPGRVDLGLGRAPGTDGRTARALRGAAGPMEEPFERQLAELIAFGTGEFPAGHPFAGTVAAPAGVGLFPPLWLLSSSGYGAHVAARIGAGLAFAWHINPDTAGAAAAAQAYRSAFEPSAQFPRPQVIVAANVICAPTRAEAEELSLPLGLMFLRLTRGEVASFPSVQEARDYPYTPQEQAVAEASRARAIVGDPATVAARLQRLAHDVGADELILTTMTHDPAARRRSYTLVMEAVREGAAVAAF, encoded by the coding sequence ATGACCTCCTCTCCCCTGCCCCTCTCGGTTCTGGATCTGGTACCGATTCCCTCCGGCTCGGACGCCACGGCGGCCCTGCGCGAATCCCTGCGGCTGGCGCAACACGCCGAGGACCTGGGCTACCAGCGCTACTGGGTGGCCGAACACCACAACATGGGCGCGGTGGCGTCCAGCGTGCCGCTGGCGGTGCTGGCGGCGGCCTCGCAGGTCACGCGGCGCATCCGGCTGGGATCCGGCGGCGTGATGCTGCCCAACCACGCGCCGCTGGCCGTGGCCGAGGGCTACCGCCTGCTCTCGGCGCTGGCCCCGGGCCGGGTGGACCTGGGCCTGGGCCGCGCGCCGGGCACCGACGGACGAACGGCGCGGGCCTTGAGAGGCGCGGCTGGCCCGATGGAAGAGCCCTTCGAGCGGCAACTCGCGGAACTGATCGCCTTCGGCACCGGCGAGTTCCCGGCGGGGCATCCCTTCGCCGGAACGGTGGCGGCTCCGGCAGGCGTGGGGCTGTTTCCGCCGCTGTGGCTGCTGTCCAGCAGCGGCTACGGCGCACATGTGGCCGCCCGCATTGGCGCGGGGCTGGCCTTCGCGTGGCACATCAACCCCGACACGGCGGGGGCGGCAGCGGCGGCCCAGGCTTACCGCTCCGCCTTCGAACCCTCGGCGCAGTTCCCCAGGCCCCAGGTGATCGTCGCCGCCAACGTGATTTGCGCCCCCACCCGCGCCGAGGCCGAGGAACTGAGCCTGCCGCTGGGCCTGATGTTCCTGCGCCTGACCCGCGGCGAGGTGGCCTCGTTTCCCAGCGTGCAGGAGGCCCGCGACTACCCCTACACCCCGCAGGAACAGGCGGTGGCCGAGGCGTCGCGTGCCCGCGCCATCGTGGGCGATCCGGCAACGGTGGCGGCCCGCCTGCAGCGTCTGGCCCACGACGTGGGGGCCGACGAACTGATCCTGACCACCATGACGCACGACCCGGCGGCGCGCCGACGCTCCTACACCCTGGTGATGGAGGCAGTGCGCGAGGGGGCGGCAGTAGCGGCCTTCTGA
- a CDS encoding glutamine synthetase III family protein: MTQTGNNQDFDVNSAARNWRVEATAQPTPSQLITEKFASDVLTVDQLKTRMSKSAFKSLQATAERGETLDPTIADTVALAMKTWAMEMGATHYTHWFQPLTGGTAEKHDSFLNPAGDGVAIMSFSGKELIQAEPDASSFPSGGLRATFEARGYTAWDPSSPAFVVRHANGATLCIPSVFASWRGEALDLKIPLLRSIEALNKAVTPALKLFGASEGTRVTSSLGAEQEYFLIAEEYYYRRPDLVMTGRTLFGAKPPRGQELEDHYFGAIPDRILSFMTDAEMQLYALGIPVKTRHNEVAPGQFEVAPIFENSNIAADHQQLMMQVLRTTARKYGLVCLMHEKPFAGVNGSGKHCNWSMATDAGENLLDPGDTPDENMQFLFFTSAVLKAVDEHQDLLRACVASASNDHRLGAAEAPPAIISIFLGSELSDIYERLASGQGGRGKSAGLMGLGSRVLPEIPVHAGDRNRTSPFAFTGNKFEFRAVGSSQSISFPITVMNTIVADSVGQLITDLQARVDGGQELDTALAELVRDTYKKHQRIVFDGDGYSDEWHQEAEHQRGLLNLRTALDAVEHLHSPKNVELFGRLEILNDRELAARQEIMFDIYFKTVNIEGETTEYMAQRQILPAALSYLAALKDVPEGSRAAAGVRREVGELTDSLYDALQVLREQNEAQGGEEVHQKAYHMRDAVLPAMREVRTVADRLENLIDFKLWPLPTYRQMLFVK, encoded by the coding sequence ATGACTCAGACCGGCAACAACCAGGATTTCGATGTCAACTCGGCGGCCCGCAACTGGCGCGTGGAGGCCACCGCGCAGCCCACGCCCAGCCAGCTGATCACCGAGAAGTTTGCCAGTGACGTGCTGACGGTGGACCAGCTCAAGACACGCATGAGCAAGAGCGCGTTCAAGAGCCTGCAGGCCACCGCCGAGCGCGGCGAGACGCTGGACCCCACCATCGCCGACACGGTGGCGCTGGCCATGAAGACCTGGGCCATGGAAATGGGCGCCACCCACTACACCCACTGGTTTCAGCCGCTGACCGGCGGCACCGCCGAGAAGCACGACTCGTTCCTGAACCCGGCCGGGGACGGCGTGGCAATCATGTCTTTCTCGGGCAAGGAGCTGATCCAGGCCGAACCGGATGCGTCGAGCTTTCCGTCCGGGGGCCTGCGGGCCACCTTCGAGGCGCGCGGCTACACCGCCTGGGACCCCTCGTCGCCGGCCTTTGTGGTCCGGCACGCCAACGGCGCGACGCTGTGCATTCCCAGCGTGTTCGCGTCGTGGCGGGGCGAGGCGCTGGACCTCAAGATTCCGCTGCTGCGTTCCATCGAGGCGCTGAACAAGGCGGTCACGCCGGCCCTCAAGCTGTTCGGCGCGTCCGAGGGCACCCGCGTGACCAGCAGCCTGGGTGCGGAGCAGGAATACTTCCTGATCGCTGAGGAGTACTACTACCGCCGTCCCGATCTGGTGATGACCGGACGTACCCTGTTCGGGGCCAAGCCCCCACGCGGGCAGGAACTGGAGGACCACTACTTCGGCGCAATTCCGGACCGCATCCTGAGCTTCATGACCGACGCCGAGATGCAGCTGTACGCGCTGGGTATTCCGGTCAAGACCCGCCACAACGAGGTGGCCCCCGGTCAGTTCGAGGTGGCCCCGATCTTCGAGAACAGCAACATCGCCGCCGATCACCAGCAGCTGATGATGCAGGTGCTGCGGACCACCGCCCGCAAGTACGGCCTGGTCTGCCTGATGCACGAGAAACCCTTTGCCGGGGTCAACGGCAGCGGCAAGCACTGCAACTGGAGCATGGCCACCGACGCGGGCGAGAACCTGCTGGACCCCGGCGACACCCCCGACGAGAACATGCAGTTCCTGTTCTTTACGTCTGCCGTCCTCAAGGCCGTGGACGAGCACCAGGACCTGCTGCGTGCCTGCGTGGCCAGCGCCAGCAACGATCACCGCCTGGGGGCCGCCGAGGCTCCGCCCGCGATCATCAGCATCTTTCTGGGCAGTGAGCTGAGCGATATTTACGAGCGCCTTGCCAGCGGGCAGGGCGGACGCGGCAAATCGGCAGGGCTGATGGGGCTGGGCAGCCGCGTATTGCCGGAAATCCCGGTGCATGCCGGAGACCGCAACCGCACCAGTCCGTTTGCCTTTACCGGCAACAAGTTCGAGTTCCGTGCGGTGGGCAGTTCCCAGAGCATCTCCTTTCCCATCACCGTCATGAACACCATCGTGGCCGATTCGGTGGGCCAGCTGATCACGGACCTGCAGGCCCGGGTGGACGGCGGCCAGGAACTGGACACGGCGCTGGCCGAGCTGGTGCGCGACACCTACAAAAAACACCAGCGCATCGTCTTTGACGGCGATGGCTACAGCGACGAGTGGCACCAGGAGGCCGAACATCAGCGCGGCCTGCTGAACCTGCGGACTGCCCTAGACGCGGTGGAACATCTGCACAGCCCCAAGAACGTCGAGCTGTTCGGCCGGCTGGAAATCCTGAATGACCGCGAATTGGCGGCCCGACAGGAGATCATGTTCGACATCTATTTCAAGACCGTCAACATCGAGGGCGAGACCACCGAGTACATGGCGCAGCGCCAGATTCTGCCGGCGGCCCTGAGCTACCTGGCGGCGCTGAAGGACGTTCCCGAAGGCAGCCGCGCCGCCGCCGGAGTGAGGCGGGAGGTGGGCGAACTGACCGACAGCCTGTACGACGCCCTGCAGGTCCTGCGCGAGCAGAACGAGGCCCAGGGCGGCGAGGAAGTCCACCAGAAGGCCTACCACATGCGCGACGCGGTGCTGCCTGCCATGCGGGAGGTCCGGACCGTGGCCGACCGACTGGAGAACCTGATCGATTTCAAGCTGTGGCCATTGCCAACGTACCGGCAGATGCTGTTCGTGAAGTAG
- a CDS encoding P-loop NTPase family protein has translation MHFQGQITVFTGMAGSGKSSLVFDTSTAEVPRRLDETHGFQGFLPHDGQPDVDRIEHLNAPISIDQNRMGGGACGEMLSEGTPQGLKACARSLTGQPL, from the coding sequence GTGCATTTCCAAGGGCAGATCACGGTGTTTACCGGCATGGCGGGGTCCGGCAAGTCCTCGCTGGTCTTCGACACCAGCACCGCCGAGGTGCCGCGGCGGCTGGACGAGACTCACGGCTTTCAGGGATTCCTGCCGCATGACGGTCAGCCGGACGTGGACCGCATCGAGCACCTGAACGCGCCGATCAGCATTGACCAGAATCGGATGGGCGGCGGCGCGTGCGGCGAGATGCTGTCTGAGGGGACGCCGCAGGGGCTGAAGGCCTGCGCCCGCAGCCTGACCGGCCAGCCCCTCTAA
- a CDS encoding glutamine synthetase family protein: MTPSPAAERAEILSRLQDAQIKFLRLQFTDILGTTKNVEVPPSQFEKALSGDVTFDGSAVEGFTRVEESDMLLRPDLGTFLIYPPFSREEGERGAVARLICDVTLPDGTPFEGDPRRVLQRQIERAHGLGYEMFVGTEPEFFLFERTPAGLGSTVTHDRAGYFDLAPIDKGERIRREIANKLVEMGFEIEASHHEVAPGQHEIDFRYAPALETADRIATFKFVVKRVALEYGLLASFLPKPLAGVSGSGMHCHLSLFRNGQNTFADESGEYGLSRTAENFIAGLLDHAEGMTAITNPLVNSYKRLVPGFEAPVNIAWSTSNRSALVRIPAKRGNSTRAELRMPDPSCNPYLALAVMLAAGLDGIERGLEPPPAIARNIFRMTVREKRHHRVKELPTDLREALDELGKDEVLRRALGEHVMDHFVAAKRAEWREYSAAVHAWELERYLDLV, from the coding sequence ATGACCCCTTCCCCCGCAGCCGAGCGGGCCGAGATCCTCTCGCGCCTGCAAGACGCCCAGATCAAGTTTCTGCGCCTGCAATTCACCGACATCCTGGGCACCACCAAGAACGTGGAGGTGCCGCCCTCGCAGTTCGAGAAGGCGCTGAGCGGCGACGTGACCTTTGACGGCAGCGCCGTGGAGGGCTTTACCCGCGTCGAGGAATCCGACATGTTGCTGCGCCCGGACCTGGGCACCTTCCTGATCTACCCGCCGTTCTCGCGGGAAGAGGGCGAGCGCGGCGCGGTGGCCCGGCTGATCTGCGACGTGACCCTGCCCGACGGCACGCCGTTCGAGGGCGACCCCAGGCGGGTGCTGCAACGCCAGATCGAGCGGGCGCATGGCCTGGGCTACGAGATGTTCGTCGGCACCGAGCCGGAGTTCTTCCTGTTCGAGCGCACCCCGGCGGGCCTGGGCAGCACCGTCACGCATGACCGGGCCGGCTACTTTGATCTGGCCCCCATCGACAAGGGCGAGCGCATCCGGCGCGAGATTGCCAACAAGCTGGTCGAGATGGGCTTCGAGATCGAGGCCTCCCACCATGAGGTGGCCCCCGGCCAGCACGAGATCGACTTTCGCTACGCCCCAGCGCTGGAGACGGCGGACCGCATCGCCACCTTCAAATTCGTGGTCAAGCGGGTGGCGCTGGAGTACGGCCTGCTGGCCAGCTTTCTGCCCAAGCCGCTGGCGGGCGTCAGCGGCAGCGGCATGCACTGTCACCTGAGCCTGTTCAGGAACGGTCAGAACACCTTTGCCGACGAGAGCGGCGAATACGGCCTGTCCAGGACCGCCGAGAATTTCATCGCCGGGCTGCTGGACCACGCCGAGGGCATGACCGCCATCACCAATCCTCTGGTCAACAGCTACAAACGGCTGGTGCCGGGCTTTGAGGCCCCGGTGAACATCGCCTGGAGCACCAGCAACCGCTCGGCACTGGTCCGCATTCCGGCCAAGCGCGGAAACTCCACCCGCGCCGAACTGCGGATGCCGGACCCCAGTTGCAATCCATATCTGGCGCTGGCGGTCATGCTGGCCGCCGGCCTGGACGGCATCGAGCGGGGCCTGGAGCCGCCACCCGCCATTGCCCGCAACATCTTCAGGATGACCGTGCGCGAGAAGCGCCACCACCGCGTCAAGGAACTGCCCACCGACCTGCGCGAGGCCCTCGACGAACTGGGCAAGGACGAGGTGCTGCGCCGCGCCCTGGGCGAACACGTCATGGACCACTTCGTGGCGGCCAAGCGCGCCGAGTGGCGCGAGTACAGCGCCGCCGTGCATGCCTGGGAACTGGAACGGTACCTGGACCTGGTGTAG
- a CDS encoding branched-chain amino acid ABC transporter substrate-binding protein, translated as MKKTALSLSVLAALALGTASAQTTIKIATISPLSGGQSNLGTQIRNGAQLAVNEYAPQFKKLGFNLQLVPYDDQADPATGTAAARKIAADNQILAVVGTLNSGVAIPASAALAPSNLVMISPANTANQVTDRGLANMNRIVARDDSQGPAGANFIMDNLKAKKVYVLNDKTAYGEGLAAEVEKALKAKGVTISGSEGTEEKSDFSSIVAKIKLTRPDAIYFGGIYNQIGVFIKQLRGAGITTPVVGGDGLDSSELPTIVGKAGANNIYYTTVAAPLEALPAAKTFAASFQKTFNNPAQGFGAFGYDAATVTLKGLLEAIRANGNKAPTRKMVQDTIRKGTYKGLLSGEVSFNSVGDRKAATLYVMNIKDGKAVLETSLPVKPPKN; from the coding sequence ATGAAGAAGACTGCACTGAGCCTTTCTGTACTCGCCGCGTTGGCCCTCGGCACCGCCAGCGCCCAGACCACCATCAAGATTGCCACCATCAGCCCGCTGTCCGGCGGCCAGAGCAACCTGGGCACCCAGATTCGCAACGGCGCGCAGCTGGCCGTCAACGAGTACGCCCCGCAGTTCAAGAAGCTGGGCTTCAACCTGCAGCTTGTTCCCTACGACGACCAGGCCGATCCGGCCACCGGCACCGCCGCCGCCCGCAAGATCGCCGCCGACAACCAGATCCTGGCTGTGGTGGGCACCCTGAACAGCGGCGTGGCCATTCCCGCCAGCGCGGCCCTGGCACCCAGCAACCTGGTGATGATCAGCCCGGCCAACACCGCCAACCAGGTCACCGACCGCGGACTGGCCAACATGAACCGCATCGTGGCCCGCGATGATTCGCAGGGTCCGGCCGGCGCCAACTTCATCATGGACAACCTGAAGGCCAAGAAGGTCTACGTCCTGAACGACAAGACCGCCTACGGTGAAGGGCTGGCCGCCGAGGTCGAGAAGGCCCTCAAGGCCAAGGGCGTGACCATCTCCGGCAGCGAGGGCACCGAGGAAAAGAGTGACTTTTCCAGCATCGTGGCCAAGATCAAGCTGACCCGCCCCGACGCCATCTACTTCGGCGGCATCTACAACCAGATCGGCGTGTTCATCAAGCAGCTGCGCGGCGCGGGCATCACCACCCCTGTCGTCGGCGGCGACGGCCTCGACAGCAGCGAGCTGCCGACCATCGTGGGCAAGGCCGGCGCCAACAACATCTACTACACCACCGTGGCTGCCCCGCTGGAAGCCCTGCCTGCCGCCAAGACCTTCGCGGCCAGCTTCCAGAAGACCTTCAACAACCCTGCCCAGGGCTTTGGGGCCTTCGGCTATGACGCCGCCACCGTGACCCTCAAGGGCCTGCTGGAAGCCATCCGCGCCAATGGCAACAAGGCTCCGACCCGCAAGATGGTGCAGGACACCATTCGCAAGGGCACCTACAAGGGCCTGCTGTCGGGTGAAGTCAGCTTCAACAGCGTCGGTGACCGCAAGGCCGCCACCCTGTACGTGATGAACATCAAGGACGGCAAGGCCGTGCTGGAAACCAGCCTGCCGGTCAAGCCCCCCAAGAACTGA
- a CDS encoding branched-chain amino acid ABC transporter permease, with the protein MELSVLLPFIVNVIVGGLILGFVYAIIALGYTMVYGVLQLINFAHSEVFITGAVVGFEIFRILQDSPMNGYLKLLLALMSAMVVSGLLNVLIERLAYRPLRGAPRLVPLITAIGVSLILQDVLRFLEGLQGRFDLTYTLPAGFGNKFCAAEGSSCAPLGNFLRSVGVDVQLKDVILVVVALVSLTVLNYVVNRTRLGKAIRAVSQDRVTAGLMGIDSNRMISATFLIGGALGGVSGVLFGIKFGTVNAYSGFDPGIIAFTAAVLGGIGSIPGAVLGGLLLGVIQNLIGVMNIFGDLLGIDNLGTIDASYSKIGPFIVLVLILIFKPTGLLGKSNVEKV; encoded by the coding sequence TTGGAACTTTCTGTCCTGCTGCCCTTCATCGTCAACGTTATCGTGGGCGGCCTGATCCTGGGATTCGTTTACGCCATCATCGCGCTGGGCTACACCATGGTGTACGGCGTGCTGCAACTGATCAATTTCGCGCACTCGGAGGTGTTCATCACCGGCGCGGTGGTGGGCTTCGAGATTTTCCGCATCCTTCAGGACTCGCCGATGAATGGCTACCTCAAGTTGCTGCTCGCGCTGATGTCCGCCATGGTGGTCTCGGGACTGCTGAATGTGCTGATCGAGCGCCTGGCGTACCGCCCGCTGCGCGGCGCGCCCCGGCTGGTGCCGCTGATCACAGCCATCGGGGTATCGCTGATCCTGCAAGACGTGCTGCGCTTTCTCGAAGGATTGCAGGGGCGCTTTGACCTGACCTACACGCTGCCCGCCGGATTCGGCAACAAGTTCTGCGCCGCCGAGGGCAGCAGTTGTGCGCCGCTGGGCAACTTCCTGCGCAGCGTTGGCGTGGACGTGCAGCTCAAAGACGTGATTCTGGTTGTGGTGGCCCTGGTCAGCCTGACCGTGCTGAATTACGTGGTCAACCGCACCCGGCTGGGCAAGGCGATTCGCGCCGTGTCGCAAGACCGCGTGACTGCGGGCCTGATGGGCATCGATTCCAACCGGATGATCAGCGCCACCTTCCTGATCGGTGGGGCGCTGGGCGGCGTCAGCGGCGTGCTGTTCGGCATCAAGTTCGGCACGGTCAATGCCTACAGCGGCTTTGACCCCGGCATCATCGCCTTCACGGCGGCCGTGCTGGGCGGCATCGGCAGTATTCCCGGCGCGGTGCTGGGCGGGCTGTTGCTGGGCGTGATCCAGAACCTGATCGGCGTGATGAACATCTTCGGCGACCTGCTGGGCATCGATAACCTGGGCACCATC